Proteins from a single region of Streptomyces spectabilis:
- the recQ gene encoding DNA helicase RecQ — protein sequence MAEVVESDALRTLHRVFGYDAFRGEQESIIEHVVAGGDAVVLMPTGGGKSLCYQIPALVRPGTGVVVSPLIALMQDQVDALRALGVRAGFMNSTQDFDERRVVEAELLAGELDVLYLAPERLRLDTTLNLLSRAKISVFAIDEAHCVAQWGHDFRPDYLALSVLGERWPDVPRIALTATATDATHREITQRLAMPDAKHFVASFDRPNIQYRIVPKSDPKKQLLTFLKEEHDGDAGIVYCLSRKSVEQVADFLSAHGVEAVPYHAGLDGGTRARHQSRFLREDGLVVVATIAFGMGIDKPDVRFVAHLDLPKSVEGYYQETGRAGRDGLPSTAWMAYGLQDVVQQRKLIQSGEGDEAFRRRSAAHLDAMLALCETAACRRAQLLKYFGQDPAAAGCGNCDTCLTPPETWDGTVAAQKVLSTVVRLKRERGQKFGTGQIVDILLGRKTAKVIQFDHDQLSVFGIGEELSEAEWRGVVRQLLAQSLIAVEGEYGTLVLTEDSASVLGRQREVPLRKEPKKPAGSARSAPRGERKAKAAAAVAELPEEAVPLFEALRAWRAAQAREQGVPAYVIFHDATLREIAVARPGSVAELGGIGGVGEKKLATYGEGVLEVLAQEGE from the coding sequence ATGGCAGAGGTGGTGGAGAGCGACGCGCTGCGGACGCTCCACCGGGTGTTCGGGTACGACGCGTTCCGGGGCGAGCAAGAGTCGATCATCGAGCACGTGGTGGCGGGCGGGGACGCGGTCGTCCTCATGCCGACCGGCGGCGGGAAGTCGCTCTGCTATCAGATCCCGGCCCTGGTCAGACCCGGCACCGGTGTGGTGGTCTCACCGCTGATCGCGCTCATGCAGGACCAGGTCGACGCGCTGCGGGCTCTCGGCGTGCGCGCCGGGTTCATGAATTCGACGCAGGACTTCGACGAGCGCCGCGTCGTCGAGGCCGAGCTGCTCGCGGGCGAGCTGGACGTGCTGTATCTGGCACCGGAGCGGCTGCGCCTCGACACCACGCTCAATCTGCTCTCCCGCGCGAAGATCTCCGTCTTCGCGATCGACGAGGCGCACTGCGTGGCCCAGTGGGGCCACGACTTCCGGCCCGACTATCTGGCCCTCTCCGTCCTCGGCGAGCGCTGGCCCGACGTCCCCCGGATCGCCCTGACGGCCACGGCCACGGACGCCACGCACCGCGAGATCACCCAGCGCCTGGCCATGCCGGACGCCAAGCACTTCGTCGCCAGCTTCGACCGGCCGAACATCCAGTACCGGATCGTGCCGAAGTCCGACCCGAAGAAGCAGCTCCTCACCTTCCTGAAGGAGGAGCACGACGGCGACGCGGGCATCGTCTACTGCCTCTCGCGCAAGTCGGTGGAGCAGGTCGCCGACTTCCTCAGCGCCCACGGCGTCGAGGCCGTGCCGTACCACGCGGGCCTGGACGGCGGCACCCGCGCCCGGCACCAGTCGCGCTTCCTGCGCGAGGACGGCCTGGTCGTGGTCGCCACGATCGCCTTCGGCATGGGCATCGACAAGCCGGACGTCCGCTTCGTGGCCCACCTCGACCTGCCCAAGTCGGTGGAGGGGTACTACCAGGAAACGGGCCGGGCGGGCCGCGACGGCCTCCCCTCCACGGCCTGGATGGCCTATGGCCTCCAGGACGTCGTGCAGCAGCGCAAGCTCATCCAGTCCGGCGAGGGCGACGAGGCGTTCCGGCGTCGCTCGGCGGCCCATCTGGACGCGATGCTGGCGCTGTGCGAGACGGCCGCCTGCCGCCGCGCCCAGCTCCTGAAGTACTTCGGCCAGGACCCGGCGGCCGCCGGCTGCGGGAACTGCGACACGTGTCTGACGCCCCCGGAGACCTGGGACGGCACGGTCGCCGCGCAGAAGGTGCTCTCCACGGTGGTCCGCCTGAAGAGGGAGCGCGGCCAGAAGTTCGGCACGGGCCAGATCGTCGACATCCTGCTCGGCCGCAAGACCGCCAAGGTCATCCAGTTCGACCACGACCAGCTGTCCGTCTTCGGCATCGGCGAGGAGCTGAGCGAGGCCGAATGGCGGGGCGTGGTGCGGCAGTTGCTGGCCCAGAGCCTGATCGCCGTCGAGGGTGAGTACGGCACGCTGGTGCTGACCGAGGACAGCGCCTCGGTCCTCGGCAGACAGCGGGAGGTGCCGCTGCGCAAGGAGCCGAAGAAGCCCGCGGGCTCGGCGAGGTCCGCGCCGCGGGGCGAGCGCAAGGCCAAGGCCGCGGCGGCCGTGGCCGAGCTGCCGGAGGAGGCGGTGCCGCTCTTCGAGGCGCTGCGGGCGTGGCGGGCGGCGCAGGCGCGGGAGCAGGGCGTGCCCGCGTATGTGATCTTCCACGACGCGACGCTGCGGGAGATCGCGGTGGCCCGGCCCGGGTCCGTCGCGGAGCTCGGCGGGATCGGCGGGGTCGGCGAGAAGAAGCTGGCGACCTATGGGGAAGGGGTGCTTGAGGTGCTGGCGCAGGAGGGGGAGTAG
- the nuoH gene encoding NADH-quinone oxidoreductase subunit NuoH, which yields MTQLAAEDLSMFGRDPWWLVGIKAVFCFAFLVVSVLFAIVWERKVVAWMQLRIGPNRNGPWGFLQSLADGIKLMLKEDLIVKRADKVVYILAPVVAAIPAFMAIAVIPFGPAGNEVSIFGHRTTMQLTDLPIAMLYILAVASVGIYGIVLAGWSSGSTYPLLGGLRSCAQMISYEIAMGAAFASVFLYSGSMSTSAIVEAQQDRWYVVLLPVSFLIYIVTMVGETNRAPFDMPESEGDLVGGFNTEYSSIKFAIFMLAEYINMITVSAVSATLFLGGWRAPWPISGFWEGANHGWWPMAWFVLKVQLLLFFFIWLRGTLPRVRYDQLMKLGWKVLIPVSVVWLMLVATVRALRNEDYDFSEIALYVGGGVIALLLLSVLYDLFRDKRDKEAAVAAEPAESGAFDPMAGGFPVPPLPGQTLPPVPRRRPRHERELIVSGGPDTQSDGKEASDG from the coding sequence ATGACCCAGCTCGCCGCCGAAGACCTCTCCATGTTCGGCCGCGACCCCTGGTGGCTGGTCGGCATCAAGGCGGTCTTCTGCTTCGCGTTCCTCGTGGTGTCCGTGCTCTTCGCCATCGTGTGGGAGCGCAAGGTCGTGGCCTGGATGCAGCTGCGCATCGGCCCCAACCGCAACGGCCCCTGGGGCTTCCTCCAGTCCCTCGCGGACGGCATCAAGCTGATGCTCAAGGAAGACCTGATCGTCAAGCGCGCCGACAAGGTGGTCTACATCCTGGCGCCGGTCGTCGCGGCCATCCCCGCCTTCATGGCGATCGCGGTGATCCCCTTCGGGCCCGCGGGCAACGAGGTCTCGATCTTCGGGCACCGCACCACGATGCAGCTCACCGACCTGCCGATCGCGATGCTCTACATCCTCGCGGTCGCCTCGGTCGGCATCTACGGCATCGTGCTCGCGGGCTGGAGCTCCGGCTCCACCTATCCGCTCCTCGGCGGTCTGCGCTCGTGCGCGCAGATGATCTCGTACGAGATCGCGATGGGCGCCGCGTTCGCGTCGGTCTTCCTGTACTCCGGGTCGATGTCCACGTCGGCGATCGTGGAGGCACAGCAGGACCGCTGGTACGTGGTGCTCCTGCCGGTGTCGTTCCTGATCTACATCGTGACGATGGTCGGCGAGACCAACCGCGCGCCGTTCGACATGCCGGAGTCCGAGGGCGACCTCGTCGGCGGCTTCAACACCGAGTACTCGTCGATCAAGTTCGCGATCTTCATGCTCGCCGAGTACATCAACATGATCACCGTCTCGGCCGTGTCCGCGACGCTCTTCCTCGGCGGCTGGCGGGCTCCCTGGCCCATCAGCGGCTTCTGGGAGGGGGCCAACCACGGCTGGTGGCCGATGGCCTGGTTCGTGCTCAAGGTGCAGCTGCTGCTGTTCTTCTTCATCTGGCTGCGCGGCACGCTGCCCCGCGTCCGCTACGACCAGCTGATGAAGCTCGGCTGGAAGGTCCTCATCCCGGTGTCGGTGGTGTGGCTGATGCTCGTCGCCACCGTCCGCGCGCTGCGCAACGAGGACTACGACTTCAGCGAGATCGCGCTCTATGTGGGCGGCGGAGTCATCGCGCTGCTCCTGCTCTCCGTCCTGTATGACCTGTTCAGGGACAAGCGGGACAAGGAGGCGGCGGTCGCCGCCGAGCCCGCCGAGTCCGGCGCCTTCGACCCGATGGCGGGCGGCTTCCCGGTGCCACCGCTGCCCGGACAGACCCTGCCACCCGTGCCGCGCCGACGCCCGCGCCACGAGCGGGAGTTGATTGTCAGTGGTGGCCCGGATACTCAAAGTGACGGAAAGGAGGCGTCCGATGGCTGA
- a CDS encoding NADH-quinone oxidoreductase subunit J: protein MTSVAAYTTSTGEAFQFWVLGTVAVIGALSTILMKRAVHSALCLAGTMIILAVFYLANGAYFLGIVQIVVYTGAIMMLFLFVVMLVGVTAADSLKETIKGQRWLAALCGLGFAVLLFAGIGNASVKDFNGLGKANEGGNVEGLAALIFTKYVFAFEITGALLITATVGAMVLTHRERTERAKTQRELAEERVRAGKHLPPLPAPGVYARHNAVDIAGLLPDGTPSELTVNKTLRERGQIRDVSTEALEDLRALEQRSTDRLARPDLRRTDAGRGADGDRAGQSEEASK, encoded by the coding sequence GTGACCTCCGTCGCGGCCTACACCACCTCCACGGGCGAGGCCTTCCAGTTCTGGGTGCTCGGCACGGTCGCCGTGATCGGCGCGCTGAGCACGATCCTCATGAAGCGGGCGGTGCACAGCGCCCTCTGTCTGGCCGGGACCATGATCATCCTGGCGGTCTTCTACCTGGCCAACGGCGCGTACTTCCTGGGCATCGTCCAGATCGTCGTCTACACCGGCGCGATCATGATGCTCTTCCTGTTCGTCGTGATGCTCGTCGGCGTCACCGCCGCGGACTCCCTGAAGGAGACCATCAAGGGCCAGCGCTGGCTGGCCGCCCTGTGCGGACTCGGCTTCGCCGTCCTGCTGTTCGCGGGCATCGGCAACGCCTCGGTGAAGGACTTCAACGGCCTGGGCAAGGCGAACGAGGGCGGCAACGTGGAGGGCCTGGCCGCCCTCATCTTCACGAAGTACGTCTTCGCCTTCGAGATCACCGGCGCCCTGCTGATCACGGCGACCGTCGGCGCGATGGTGCTGACCCACCGCGAGCGCACGGAGCGCGCCAAGACCCAGCGCGAGCTCGCCGAGGAGCGGGTGCGCGCGGGCAAGCACCTGCCGCCGCTGCCGGCCCCTGGCGTCTACGCCCGGCACAACGCCGTGGACATCGCGGGCCTGCTCCCCGACGGCACGCCCTCGGAGCTCACGGTCAACAAGACCCTCCGGGAGCGCGGCCAGATCCGCGACGTGTCCACCGAGGCCCTGGAGGACCTGCGGGCCCTGGAGCAGCGCTCCACGGACCGCCTGGCCCGCCCCGACCTGCGCCGCACGGACGCCGGGCGCGGCGCGGACGGCGACCGGGCCGGGCAGAGCGAGGAGGCGTCGAAGTGA
- the nuoK gene encoding NADH-quinone oxidoreductase subunit NuoK: protein MNPVNYLYLAALLFAIGATGVLIRRNVIVVFMCIELMLNACNLAFVAFSRLHGNLDGQIIAFFTMVVAAAEVVVGLAIIVSLFRSRHSASVDDASLMKL from the coding sequence GTGAATCCGGTCAACTACCTCTACCTGGCGGCCCTGTTGTTCGCCATCGGCGCCACCGGCGTGCTGATCAGGCGGAACGTGATCGTGGTCTTCATGTGCATCGAGCTGATGCTCAACGCCTGCAACCTGGCGTTCGTCGCCTTCTCCCGGCTGCACGGCAATCTCGACGGCCAGATCATCGCCTTCTTCACGATGGTCGTCGCCGCGGCCGAGGTCGTGGTCGGGCTCGCGATCATCGTGTCGCTGTTCCGCTCCCGCCACTCGGCCTCGGTCGACGACGCCAGTCTGATGAAGCTCTAA
- a CDS encoding NADH-quinone oxidoreductase subunit M, which yields MSFPLLTATAVVPAVGAIATAAVPAARRTAAKWLALLFSLATLALAITAVVRFDPDGDRYQLTESHSWIKDFGVRYELGVDGIAVSLIALTALLLPFIILAGWHDADPLETKSSRWRPTQGFFALILAVEAMVIISFEATDVFLFYIFFEAMLIPMYFLIGGFGDRAHAGSDENASAQRSYAAVKFLLYNLVGGLIMLAAVIGLYVVAGNFSVQEIAAARADGSLDMATNTERLLFLGFFFAFAVKAPLWPLHTWLPNAMGEATAPVAVLITAVVDKVGTFAMLRFCLQLFPEASKWATPVILVLALISIIYGALLAVGQRDIKRLVAYASISHFGFIILGIFAMTSQGQSGATLYMVNHGLSTAALMLVAGFLISRRGSRLIADYGGVQKVAPVLAGTFLVGGLATLSLPGLAPFVSEFLVLVGAFARYPAVGIIATLGIVLAALYTLVLYQRTMTGPVKPELAKMPDLRVRELVVVAPLIALLIGLGVYPKPVADLVNPAVEHTMSDVQKTDPEPEVEAAK from the coding sequence ATGTCCTTTCCTCTGCTGACAGCGACGGCCGTGGTGCCCGCGGTGGGCGCGATCGCCACTGCGGCCGTCCCGGCCGCGCGGCGCACCGCCGCCAAGTGGCTCGCACTGCTCTTCTCGCTGGCCACGCTCGCCCTCGCCATCACGGCGGTCGTCCGGTTCGACCCGGACGGCGACCGGTACCAACTGACCGAGTCGCACTCCTGGATCAAGGACTTCGGGGTGCGGTACGAACTGGGCGTGGACGGCATCGCGGTCTCCCTGATCGCGCTGACCGCCCTGCTGCTGCCCTTCATCATCCTGGCGGGCTGGCACGACGCCGATCCCCTGGAGACCAAGTCGTCGCGCTGGCGCCCGACTCAGGGCTTCTTCGCCCTGATCCTCGCGGTCGAGGCGATGGTGATCATCTCCTTCGAGGCCACCGACGTCTTCCTGTTCTACATCTTCTTCGAAGCCATGCTCATCCCGATGTACTTCCTCATCGGCGGCTTCGGGGACCGCGCCCACGCGGGCAGCGACGAGAACGCCTCGGCGCAGCGCTCGTACGCGGCCGTGAAGTTCCTGCTCTACAACCTGGTCGGCGGTCTGATCATGCTGGCCGCCGTGATCGGGCTCTATGTGGTCGCGGGGAACTTCTCGGTCCAGGAGATCGCCGCGGCGCGGGCCGACGGCTCGCTGGACATGGCGACCAACACCGAGCGGCTGCTCTTCCTCGGCTTCTTCTTCGCCTTCGCGGTGAAGGCGCCGCTGTGGCCGCTGCACACCTGGCTGCCGAACGCGATGGGGGAGGCCACCGCCCCCGTCGCCGTGCTGATCACGGCGGTGGTCGACAAGGTCGGCACGTTCGCCATGCTGCGCTTCTGCCTCCAGCTGTTCCCGGAGGCCTCGAAGTGGGCGACGCCGGTGATCCTGGTGCTCGCCCTGATCAGCATCATCTACGGCGCGCTGCTCGCCGTCGGCCAGCGCGACATCAAGCGCCTGGTGGCGTACGCGTCGATCTCGCACTTCGGGTTCATCATCCTCGGCATCTTCGCGATGACGTCCCAGGGGCAGTCCGGCGCGACGCTCTACATGGTCAACCACGGCCTGTCGACGGCCGCCCTGATGCTGGTCGCGGGCTTCCTGATCTCGCGCCGCGGCTCGCGTCTGATCGCGGACTACGGAGGGGTGCAGAAGGTCGCCCCGGTGCTCGCGGGCACCTTCCTGGTCGGCGGTCTCGCCACGCTCTCGCTGCCGGGACTCGCGCCGTTCGTCAGTGAGTTCCTGGTCCTGGTCGGCGCGTTCGCGCGCTATCCGGCGGTCGGGATCATCGCGACGCTCGGCATCGTCCTCGCCGCGCTCTACACCCTCGTCCTCTATCAGCGGACGATGACGGGCCCGGTGAAGCCGGAGCTGGCGAAGATGCCGGACCTGCGGGTGCGCGAGCTGGTCGTTGTGGCCCCGCTCATCGCGCTCCTCATCGGCCTCGGCGTCTATCCGAAGCCGGTGGCCGACCTGGTGAACCCGGCGGTGGAGCACACCATGTCCGACGTACAGAAGACAGACCCCGAGCCCGAGGTGGAGGCCGCCAAGTGA
- the nuoL gene encoding NADH-quinone oxidoreductase subunit L gives MEKLIALLVAAPLLGAAVLLCGGRLLDRVGHWLGTLLSAVSFVLAAVLFTDMLGKGAEDRGLHQHLFSWIPVEGFKADVAFQLDQLSMTFVLLITSVGTLIHLYSVGYMEHDERRRRFFGYLNLFLAAMLLLVLADNYLLLYVGWEGVGLASYLLIGFWQHKPSAATAAKKAFLVNRVGDMGLSIAIMLMFTTFGTFAFGPVLEATGETGEGKLTAIGLMLLLAACGKSAQVPLQSWLGDAMEGPTPVSALIHAATMVTAGVYLIVRSGEIFNAAPDAQLAVAVVGAVTLIFGAIVGCAKDDIKKALAGSTMSQIGYMILAAGLGPIGYVFAIMHLVTHGFFKAGLFLGAGSVMHGMNDEVDMRKYGGLRKYMPVTFVTFGLGYLAIIGFPGLSGFFSKDKIIEAAFAKGGTEGWILGSVALLGAAITAYYMTRVMLLTFFGEKRWQPDAEGNAPHPHESPKTMTIPMILLAFGSVFAGGFFSIGDRFLNWLEPVTHHEHGDSPLSAATVTGATVVVLVVGVALAWAQYGRRPVPVVAPRGSLLTRAARRDLLQDDFNHVVLVRGGEHLTRSLVYVDHTLVDGVVNGTAASVGGLSGRLRKLQNGYARSYAVSMFGGAAILIAATLLMRAV, from the coding sequence GTGGAGAAACTGATTGCGCTGCTCGTCGCGGCGCCTCTGCTCGGAGCGGCCGTCCTGCTGTGCGGCGGGCGTCTGCTCGACCGCGTCGGCCACTGGCTCGGCACCTTGCTCTCGGCCGTCTCCTTCGTCCTCGCCGCGGTGCTCTTCACCGACATGCTCGGCAAGGGCGCCGAGGACCGGGGCCTGCACCAGCACCTGTTCAGCTGGATCCCGGTCGAGGGCTTCAAGGCCGACGTCGCCTTCCAGCTCGACCAGCTGTCGATGACGTTCGTCCTGCTGATCACCAGCGTCGGCACGCTGATCCATCTGTACTCGGTCGGGTACATGGAGCACGACGAGCGCCGCCGCCGCTTCTTCGGCTATCTGAACCTGTTCCTCGCGGCGATGCTCCTGCTCGTCCTGGCCGACAACTACCTGCTCCTGTACGTCGGCTGGGAGGGCGTCGGCCTCGCCTCGTACCTCCTGATCGGGTTCTGGCAGCACAAGCCGAGCGCGGCCACCGCGGCGAAGAAGGCCTTCTTGGTCAACCGCGTCGGCGACATGGGCCTCTCGATCGCGATCATGCTGATGTTCACCACCTTCGGGACGTTCGCCTTCGGGCCGGTCCTGGAGGCCACGGGTGAGACGGGCGAGGGCAAGCTCACGGCGATCGGCCTGATGCTGCTGCTCGCGGCGTGCGGCAAGTCCGCGCAGGTGCCGCTCCAGTCCTGGCTCGGGGACGCGATGGAGGGCCCGACCCCCGTCTCCGCCCTGATCCACGCGGCGACGATGGTGACCGCGGGCGTGTATCTGATCGTGCGCTCCGGGGAGATCTTCAACGCCGCGCCGGACGCCCAACTGGCGGTCGCGGTGGTCGGCGCGGTCACGCTGATCTTCGGTGCGATCGTCGGTTGCGCGAAGGACGACATCAAGAAGGCCCTCGCCGGGTCCACGATGTCCCAGATCGGCTACATGATCCTGGCCGCGGGCCTCGGCCCGATCGGCTACGTCTTCGCGATCATGCACCTGGTGACGCACGGCTTCTTCAAGGCCGGGCTCTTCCTCGGCGCCGGTTCGGTCATGCACGGCATGAACGACGAGGTGGACATGCGGAAGTACGGCGGCCTCAGGAAGTACATGCCGGTGACGTTCGTGACCTTCGGGCTCGGCTATCTCGCGATCATCGGCTTCCCCGGGCTCTCCGGCTTCTTCTCCAAGGACAAGATCATCGAGGCGGCCTTCGCCAAGGGCGGCACGGAGGGCTGGATCCTCGGCTCGGTGGCCCTGCTCGGCGCGGCCATCACGGCGTACTACATGACGCGCGTGATGCTCCTGACCTTCTTCGGAGAGAAGCGCTGGCAGCCGGACGCGGAAGGCAACGCGCCGCACCCGCACGAGTCCCCGAAGACCATGACGATCCCGATGATCCTGCTGGCCTTCGGGTCGGTGTTCGCCGGTGGCTTCTTCAGCATCGGCGACCGCTTCCTGAACTGGCTGGAGCCGGTCACGCACCACGAGCACGGCGACTCCCCGCTGAGCGCCGCCACGGTCACCGGCGCCACCGTCGTCGTCCTGGTCGTCGGCGTGGCCCTGGCCTGGGCGCAGTACGGGCGCAGGCCGGTCCCGGTCGTCGCCCCGCGCGGCTCGCTGCTCACCCGCGCGGCCCGCCGCGACCTGCTCCAGGACGACTTCAACCACGTGGTCCTGGTGCGCGGCGGCGAGCACCTCACGCGCTCCCTGGTGTACGTCGACCACACCCTGGTCGACGGAGTGGTCAACGGCACGGCGGCCTCGGTCGGCGGGCTCTCCGGACGCCTGCGCAAGCTCCAGAACGGCTACGCCCGTAGTTACGCGGTCTCGATGTTCGGCGGCGCGGCGATCCTCATCGCCGCGACGCTGCTGATGAGGGCGGTCTGA
- the nuoI gene encoding NADH-quinone oxidoreductase subunit NuoI: protein MAEQSNTPDRKRSGQLPEQPQSQEAAQANQSDQGFQNPVAGFAVTFKAMFKKRLTEQYPEQQKTTAPRFHGRHQLNRHPDGLEKCVGCELCAWACPADAIYVEGADNTEEERYSPGERYGRVYQINYARCIFCGLCIEACPTRALTMTNEFELADTSRQNLIYTKEQLLAGLDEGMVDAPHAIYPGTDEGDYYRGLVTRAAPGTERQVAVSKGEQAPEPRAEGVEA, encoded by the coding sequence ATGGCTGAGCAGTCGAACACGCCGGACCGAAAGCGGAGCGGGCAGCTGCCCGAGCAACCGCAGAGCCAGGAAGCGGCACAGGCGAACCAGTCGGATCAGGGGTTCCAGAACCCCGTCGCGGGCTTCGCCGTGACCTTCAAGGCCATGTTCAAGAAGCGGCTGACCGAGCAGTATCCGGAGCAGCAGAAGACCACCGCTCCCCGCTTCCACGGCAGGCACCAGCTCAACCGCCATCCGGACGGCCTGGAGAAGTGCGTCGGCTGCGAGCTGTGCGCCTGGGCCTGCCCGGCGGACGCCATCTATGTGGAAGGCGCGGACAACACCGAAGAGGAGCGCTACTCCCCGGGCGAGCGCTACGGCCGCGTCTACCAGATCAACTACGCCCGCTGCATCTTCTGCGGCCTGTGCATCGAGGCGTGCCCCACGCGCGCGTTGACGATGACGAACGAGTTCGAGCTCGCCGACACCAGCCGCCAGAACCTGATCTACACCAAGGAGCAGCTGCTCGCGGGCCTCGACGAGGGCATGGTTGACGCCCCGCACGCGATCTACCCCGGCACGGACGAGGGGGACTACTACCGCGGTCTGGTGACGCGGGCGGCCCCCGGCACGGAGCGCCAGGTCGCCGTCTCCAAGGGCGAGCAGGCGCCGGAGCCCAGGGCCGAGGGGGTGGAAGCGTGA
- the nuoN gene encoding NADH-quinone oxidoreductase subunit NuoN, translating into MSATAVHSLWTVAADPMDKIDAPKIEYGQLAPTLIIIGAAVIGVLIEAFVPRKSRYYAQLFVSVVALAAAFAAVVALAAGGYGTTKARIAAMGAIAVDGPALFLQGTILLAGLVAIFTFAERRLDPEAHGNRVDSFVAQAGAVPGGAGEQAAVKAGFTTTEVFPLALFAIGGMLVFPAANDLLTLFIALEVFSLPLYLLCALARRKRLMSQEAAVKYFLLGAFASAFTLFGIALIYGYAGSVSYGTIADVVDGTVQTVDPALANTMGNDALLLIGAAMILMGLLFKVGAVPFHMWTPDVYQGAPTPVTGFMAAATKVAAFGALLRLLYVVLPGLRWDWRPVMWGVAIITMLGGAIVAITQTDIKRLLAYSSIAHAGFILAGVIATTEEGVSSVLFYLGAYSFVTIGAFAVVTLVRDAGGEATHLSKWAGLGRRSPLVAAVFAVFLLAFAGIPLTSGFSGKFAVFKAAAEGGAGALVVVGVISSAIAAFFYIRVIVLMFFSEPKADGPSVAVPSPLTTAAIGVGVAVTLVLGVAPQYFLDLANQAGVFVR; encoded by the coding sequence GTGAGTGCGACAGCCGTCCACAGCCTGTGGACAGTGGCGGCCGATCCGATGGACAAGATCGACGCGCCGAAGATCGAGTACGGCCAGCTCGCGCCGACTCTCATCATCATCGGTGCCGCCGTCATCGGAGTGCTCATCGAAGCCTTCGTGCCGCGCAAGTCCCGTTACTACGCCCAGCTGTTCGTGTCGGTCGTGGCGCTCGCCGCCGCCTTCGCCGCGGTCGTCGCGCTCGCCGCCGGCGGATACGGCACCACGAAGGCACGCATCGCCGCGATGGGCGCCATCGCCGTCGACGGGCCCGCGCTGTTCCTGCAGGGCACCATTCTGCTCGCGGGCCTGGTCGCGATCTTCACCTTCGCGGAGCGGCGCCTCGACCCGGAGGCGCACGGCAACCGCGTCGACTCCTTCGTGGCCCAGGCCGGTGCCGTGCCCGGCGGCGCGGGCGAACAGGCCGCGGTGAAGGCCGGTTTCACCACCACCGAGGTGTTCCCGCTCGCCCTCTTCGCGATCGGCGGCATGCTCGTCTTCCCCGCGGCCAACGACCTCCTGACGCTGTTCATCGCCCTGGAGGTCTTCTCGCTCCCGCTCTACCTGCTGTGCGCGCTCGCCCGCCGCAAGCGGCTCATGTCGCAGGAAGCGGCCGTGAAGTACTTCCTGCTCGGCGCCTTCGCGTCCGCGTTCACACTCTTCGGCATCGCGCTGATCTACGGCTACGCGGGCTCGGTGTCGTACGGCACCATCGCCGACGTCGTCGACGGCACGGTCCAGACGGTCGACCCGGCGCTCGCGAACACCATGGGCAACGACGCGCTGCTCCTGATCGGCGCCGCGATGATCCTGATGGGTCTGCTGTTCAAGGTGGGCGCGGTGCCGTTCCACATGTGGACGCCGGACGTCTACCAGGGCGCGCCGACGCCGGTCACCGGCTTCATGGCGGCGGCGACCAAGGTGGCCGCGTTCGGCGCGCTCCTGCGCCTGCTCTACGTGGTCCTGCCGGGCCTGCGCTGGGACTGGCGGCCGGTGATGTGGGGCGTCGCGATCATCACGATGCTGGGCGGCGCGATCGTCGCGATCACGCAGACCGACATCAAGCGGCTCCTCGCGTACTCGTCGATCGCCCACGCGGGCTTCATCCTCGCGGGTGTCATCGCCACCACGGAGGAGGGCGTCTCGTCGGTGCTCTTCTACCTGGGCGCGTACTCGTTCGTGACCATCGGCGCGTTCGCCGTCGTGACGCTCGTGCGCGACGCGGGCGGCGAGGCGACGCACCTGTCGAAGTGGGCGGGGCTCGGGCGCCGCTCGCCGCTGGTCGCCGCGGTCTTCGCGGTGTTCCTGCTCGCCTTCGCGGGCATCCCGCTGACCTCCGGGTTCTCCGGGAAGTTCGCCGTGTTCAAGGCGGCGGCCGAGGGCGGCGCGGGCGCGCTCGTGGTGGTCGGTGTGATCTCGTCGGCGATCGCGGCGTTCTTCTACATCCGGGTGATCGTGCTGATGTTCTTCAGCGAGCCCAAGGCGGACGGCCCGTCGGTGGCCGTGCCGTCACCGCTGACGACGGCGGCGATCGGGGTCGGCGTCGCCGTGACGCTGGTCCTCGGTGTGGCGCCGCAGTACTTCCTGGACCTGGCGAACCAGGCCGGCGTGTTCGTGCGCTGA